The Streptomyces sp. A2-16 sequence ACCGCGGGTCGGTGAGCACCATGCGCAGTACGTTGGCGATGAGGTTGGCGGTGGTCTCGTACGCGGCGATCAGGACGACCCGCAGATGCTGGCTGATCTCCTCATCGGTGAGCCGCGCCGGATGTTTGATCAGGTGGCTGGTGAAGTCTTCCTTGGGTTCGGCTCGGCGACGGACGGTGAGCCGGGTCAGGGCGTCCATGATGTACTCGTTGCTGGCGATGGCGGTCTCGGTGCCCTTGAGCATGTCGCGGGCGGCCTGCACGATGCGTTCGCCGTACTCCTCGGGCATGCCCAGGATCTCGCACATCACCGCCATCGGCAGGTGCTCGGCGAACTGGCTGACCAGGTCTGCTCTGCCCTCCTCGCAGAACTTGTTGACGAGGAGCTGGGTCGCACGGTTCGCGTAGCGGCGAATACCCCGGTGGTCAATGGTCGACATGGCACCGGTGACCGCGCCGCGCAGCCGCCGATGCTCGTCGCCCTCAGCGTGGCAGCAGATGGGCTGCCATGCGATGTGCGGCATGAGTGGATGGTCGGGCTTGACGCTGCCGTCCCGCAGAGCGCTCCATTGCCGGGTGTCACGGCAGAACTGCGACGGCGTGCGCACCATGTGCATGTTTTCGCCATGCCCGAGCACGACCCAGATCGGCACGTCGTCGTGAAGCAGTGCGGGGGCCACCGTGCCGTACCGGTCGCGGAGCTCTTCGTACACAGCTCCGAGATCCTCCGCATCAGGGCCGTACAACCGACGCAGCCCGCCGGGTCCGATGCCGTGCGCGGGGCAACCGGGGGGCGGGACGGATGTGGCGTGGTCCGTGCCGGCCGGGTAAAGGGATTCAGACGTCACGATGGTCGCTCCGGAACTGAAGTAGATCTGCTGTACAGGAAGGTGGGTCAGGCGCGCTGGTCTCCGGATCATGCCGGTGT is a genomic window containing:
- a CDS encoding cytochrome P450 codes for the protein MIRRPARLTHLPVQQIYFSSGATIVTSESLYPAGTDHATSVPPPGCPAHGIGPGGLRRLYGPDAEDLGAVYEELRDRYGTVAPALLHDDVPIWVVLGHGENMHMVRTPSQFCRDTRQWSALRDGSVKPDHPLMPHIAWQPICCHAEGDEHRRLRGAVTGAMSTIDHRGIRRYANRATQLLVNKFCEEGRADLVSQFAEHLPMAVMCEILGMPEEYGERIVQAARDMLKGTETAIASNEYIMDALTRLTVRRRAEPKEDFTSHLIKHPARLTDEEISQHLRVVLIAAYETTANLIANVLRMVLTDPRFRAQLNGGQMTVPEAVEQSLWDEPPFSTILPYIAKQDTELGGQRIRTGDALLFGIAPGNVDPRVRPDLKANMQGNRAHLAFGGGPHECPGQDIGRAIADVGVDALLTRLPDVQLACEEEELRWRSFILNRHLVELPVKFEPKPQQDTQQPSLNPMPLRRSANWQVGTVRTESAEPRPTTPEPVPVTSAAASQSVNHPSLLRRFLRWWRGE